CTCTCTCCCCCGGAACAACCCCACGGCTCGTTCCGCCTCGTCTGCGTCCACGAGGACGGCCTGCAGGTGCGCGCCGTCGTCTTCTCCTCCGACACCGGGGAGTGGCAGGTTCTGCCGTGGGCGCAGGCTGCGGCGATCTACAAAAACCACCCCGAGGACGACAAGCACTGCCTCCCGCCCAGGACTGGTAAGCTTGTGAATGGGCGCGTCTACTGGACGAGGCACGACTACGTGATCGTGCTCGACACCGTGACGCTGCACTTCTCTTCCATGGATCTGCCGCCCTACATGTACAGGCAGAAACCTTTTGTGGTGGGCGAGACCAAGGACGACAAGCTCTGCATGGTTTGCGCGATCGATGAGGAGGACACGGTTGCTGTCTGGGTCTGGAGAGCCGATGCTGACCGTGTCGACAAGTGGATGCTGGAGAAGGTGATTGAACTGGAGGATCTGTCCGCGCTCAAGCTGGTGGCCGTTAAGCAGGGCTTTGTGCACTTACACTGGATGGCCGTTGAGGAGCCGGGCATTGTTCCTCTTTGCGACTTCTTCTCTCTCTGCCTGGAAAAAGAAGAGATGAAAAAGATCTTTTCTCTCTATGAATACGAAATGGAGTGGTCCTATCCCTACATCATGCCGTGGCCTTCTTCCTTGGTGTGCAACAAGGTGAACCCTCAAATTTAAGCTCATGGTCGACCAAGAACAAGGATACTCAATCCATATTATTTTGTTGCACTACACTTAATCGGTATGTTATGTGCTCATGGTTTGCTATGGTATTAGGATGCAATGCTGGTTAGTTTATTCACTTGTAGAATAAGTCAAGACGATGGATGTTTTTAGGAATCACAACCAGTCATCTGTGAACTTTCTTTGAGCAATAATAATCTGTGAACTTCTGTATGTCCAAAAATAAGTACCCCATTCTTAGCTTCTTTGATCATTGCCAGctctgtgctagagctttgagtaAATGACCTGTTTGGAAGATCAGTCCTATCCTGGGCTAACCATATTGTACTGCTCAGCCTATATTGACCATGTTGCCGTTGCAAAGACAAATTTGATGATCTTTTAGCCGGTTGCTTCACTTGATCACATTGTTTGCATATAAAAATATATCATTCTTGATCCCATTATATTTTATGCATTTGAGCTGGTACAGGAATTATTTTCATCTATTGACCAGAAGGTTTTTAAATTAACCGAGAGATCACTTCTTTCTGATATACTTGTATGAGCAACATTTGTTGTTCTCTTGCCTGTCATGCATACACGTGAATAAGTACCAtacattagttttattttctgtaTATAAAATGTTTGACCTGTAGATGTTGGTTCCAACAACATATGCATTCTTCACTGCCTGAATTAAAAATACTACGAATTACAGAGTTCAGTACAAAtaaaattggaaaatgatacaaatTACAGGATTGAATTGTTACTCTCCCATTATTTTTTTAATTGCCTTTCTTTTATCCGTGCACTACAAAATGGTTTCTCAAAGCAACAAGACACACTATCTGAGTACAGGACTAAGAATTTCTCATTCTCGGTAAGGACATTTCCATGGTTTTAAAGGCGCCAAGGCAGACGTTTTTCTAAGGCGGAGGGGGAGCGCCTGGACGCTGAGGcgacgcctttaaaaccatggACATTTCACTAGCTCTCAACGGTATATTCTGTATATTATATTCACACAACAACAAACAGCCAGCACTCCATTCACTTTAGTGTATTCCCCTTCAACAGAAAAAAAAAACGAAGGTGGATGTTCTTTTTTCAGTATGATTACTACCCTTATAAGCATTACTAGTTCTTCACACCTTCCGGAAATAACCGTCTATTATTTAGCTAACTAACTGTTCAGACACTGGTGATATGTTGGAGTTACACTATGGCTTTCTTTTGGGCATTTGTTTAGCGTCGTCAATGGCTTCTCTCGAGTGCTTATCAGAACCGCAGCAAGAAAACATTGTAGTGGAATATCACAAAACCTTTGCACCAAGACCCATGAACAATTTGTGCCTATTTATACACAGTCATGAAAAGCGAAGACACCTTTCCGACCACATTACTTTAACTGCAGCATTTTGATAGGCTTTTATTAAGCTGAAACAACAATACATAATGATGCTTTTTTTGGGCAACTCAAGCAACTAATTATCAAGCAGATCTCACATCTACTTATTATCAAACCGCTGAATTTTCTTCCAGAAATGTGGGGATGGTCGGGCAAGCAAGTAAGTAAGAATCTTGCAGTTTAATTGCCTGCTTGTCTCATTGGAAAAACACAGCTGTTGTTGTACTCTTTGAATCAAACTGTGCTCCTCATTGCATTCCTTGGTGTTCATCAGTGTAGCATCACAAATTTTAGGCTGCATTACGGAAGATGGCTCATTTTCTCTCTTTTTGTGGATGATGTTTCTGGATCATCGATAATTACAATTTCTTGACAGTTAGATTTGGACTCCTGGTGACTTTGTTTCCTTGATGGGTAACGCTTCGCATGAGAGTGACTGCGTGGAGGGATCGACCACGGAAGAGTGAATTCGAGTAGGAGCTATCCTTTTAGCTCATATCCTTTCAGATCTTAGGGAAAAGCTAATGTCTTTTGGCCTCACAAACTGTTGCCATTCAACAACTAGCAGTTTTCTTTAGATATTTCGTGTATTATAGAAATCTCTTGCGCACAGAGAGAACATATAGCCAACTAATTGGGCAATTGCTTGTATATATGAACCAGCTAATTAATAAAATTCCGAGAGACTCCTCTGTCCTGAATGTGTCGTCGAGAAAACAACAGGAAGTTCATCTCTCCGTATGTACGGACAAGAGCTATGCCTTTTGTTTGCACCCATGAGACATGAGATGATTCCGTACATGGGACACTCCACATGATTCTATTTGTCCTTAGTAAAAGAACTGTTTCATCATGAGCTGTATGCATCCAGAAAAGCAACGGTACTAGCGGCCGAAAAGGCAAGACCAGGATCAATTCTTCAGAGCTGCGATAAATCGGTTATTCAGATTAATATTATTTCCCTTTCCAGAGAAGAGTTCGTAAGGAAGATAATTGGTCCATATGGAGTGGCAACTATATGTGTAATGTCAACGGAATATGAaatcaaataaataaataaaagaggAAAAGTATACTTGTGCTATTTGCATTGACAAATGATCTGCAAAATTGCATCTAAATAAGATCCATGCGGGGAGTATTAATCTTGAAAAAACTATGGGAGAAGAGCAAGAGGGGCCAAAGTGTTCTGCCCTGCGAGTGCCACCCGTCAATTTATATGTACAGGCATAGACATGCCAATCCCAGCCTTGACATCCCTTGTTGTTTCCAAACTTGAAGAAACAGAGGCATCAAAAACTGTCTCTGTGCCAAGGAAGAAACGGGCATGGAGGACGAGCAGAGCGCCAGAGCTACGGCTACTACGTCTGGTCTAGGCAAACACGATAATGGTGTCCACGACAACCCGGAGGATCTAGGGAGTACCAGCAATGGCATCAGCTCCCTGGAGCAACCCCTGCTGAGGAGAAACACTACCCTGACAGCGAACCACCTCGCCATCGTCGGTGCCAAGGTGTCGCACATTGAGAGCCTCGACTACGAGTGAGTGAGCGAGCATTCCATTTCTTTGTTGCAGCCAAGTTTCATTCATTGTGGATTGCCATTGCGGCAGGATCATCGAGAACGATCTGTTCAAgcacgactggaggagccggtccAACGTGGAGGTGCTGCAGTACATCTTCCTCAAGTGGGCCTTGGCGTTCCTCGTCGGCCTCCTCACCGGCGTCATCGCCTCGCTCATCAACCTCGCCATCGAGAACATCTCCGGCATCaagatgatccacatggtgcagCTCGTCCGAGATAAAAGATACTGGACCGGCTTCTTCTACTTCTCCGGCTTCAACTTGGCACTCACCTTCGTGGCTGCCGTGCTTTGTGTGGTCTTTGCGCCCACCGCCGCTGGCCCGGGCATCCCCGAGATCAAGGCCTACCTCAACGGCGTCGACACGCCCAACATGTTTGGTGCGCCACAGCTTATTGTCAAGGTCCGTCCACCTCTCGAAATGCAACTGGATCGTAGCTGCTCAAGTGAATGAAAATGAACAACTGAACTAATAGGTTGCTCCATGCTCAGATCATCGGCAGCATTTGTGCGGTCTCGTCGGGGCTCGATCTCGGCAAGGAAGGCCCGCTTGTGCACATCGGCGCGTGCCTCGCCAACCTGCTCAGCCAGGGCGGCGCCGGCCGGTTCCGCCTCCGCTGGAAGTGGCTGCATTACTTCAACAACGACCGTGACAGGCGTGACCTCATCACCTGCGGCGCCTCGTCTGGGGTGTGCGCGGCGTTCCGCTCCCCCGTCGGCGGCGTCCTGTTCGCGCTGGAAGAGGTGGCCACCTGGTGGCGGAGCACGCTGCTGTGGCGCACTTTCTTCAGCACGGCCACCGTGGTGGTGGTTTTGCGGGGCTTCATCGAGGTATGCCGCAACGCCGCAACGGATGATGCGCGCTGTTTGGCGAGGGCGGGCTCATCATCTTCGACGTCGGAGACGTCACCGTCAACTACCACCTCAACGACCTCATTATCGTCACTCTCGTTGGCGTCATCGGCGGACTCCTCGGCGCCCTCTACAACTACCTTCTCCACAAGGTGCTCCGCCTCTACAGCCTCATCAACGGGAAGGGCCGGATGGCGAAGCTGGCACTGGCTCTGACCGTGTGCGTGTTCACGTCGGCGGGGCTGTACGTGCTCCCCTTCGCTGTGCCGTGCACCCCGTGCGACCCGGCGTTGGGCGCCGCGTGCCCGACCAACGGGATGAGCGGCAACTTCAAGCAGTTCAACTGCCCTGC
This region of Lolium perenne isolate Kyuss_39 chromosome 2, Kyuss_2.0, whole genome shotgun sequence genomic DNA includes:
- the LOC139835105 gene encoding uncharacterized protein; protein product: MASQLPPPPPPPPPPEKFPQPAPTTIFTIGDDLLLEIFVRLPSLPSLVRAAFACRAFLHAVRSFPTFRPRFRDLHPPPLLGLFVRHRVGDIPSFVPLRGLADPDQAAVVRGSDFFLTRVPDDQGFWNVTHCRDGYLLLHNWEHRLFAAYSPLAGVLHRIPAPPEAVRELYILSPPEQPHGSFRLVCVHEDGLQVRAVVFSSDTGEWQVLPWAQAAAIYKNHPEDDKHCLPPRTGKLVNGRVYWTRHDYVIVLDTVTLHFSSMDLPPYMYRQKPFVVGETKDDKLCMVCAIDEEDTVAVWVWRADADRVDKWMLEKVIELEDLSALKLVAVKQGFVHLHWMAVEEPGIVPLCDFFSLCLEKEEMKKIFSLYEYEMEWSYPYIMPWPSSLVCNKVNPQI